A region of Campylobacter armoricus DNA encodes the following proteins:
- the hpf gene encoding ribosome hibernation-promoting factor, HPF/YfiA family: MNTSIVGKQFELTESIKEYVEKSFDALGKYGLDIISARCVISADERHGKKGFWAEFSINLAGINTVVVKQKDKDLYAAIDLAIDRISKVLRRLHDKNITHKHQDEIKENLVLPSVVEEDEIIPMELELYKPLEIEEALEKLKASKDIFLVFNDIDAKMRVLFKKKDGKFGLF; this comes from the coding sequence ATGAATACAAGTATAGTTGGAAAACAATTCGAGCTAACAGAATCTATCAAAGAATATGTAGAAAAAAGCTTTGATGCGTTAGGTAAATATGGCTTAGATATAATCTCTGCACGCTGCGTGATAAGTGCAGATGAAAGACATGGAAAAAAAGGATTTTGGGCTGAATTTAGTATTAATCTAGCAGGTATTAACACTGTTGTGGTTAAACAAAAAGATAAAGATTTATATGCTGCGATAGATTTAGCTATTGATAGAATTTCTAAAGTTTTAAGAAGATTGCATGATAAAAATATTACTCATAAACACCAAGATGAAATAAAAGAAAATTTGGTGTTGCCAAGTGTAGTTGAAGAAGATGAAATAATTCCTATGGAGCTTGAGTTATATAAGCCTTTAGAAATCGAAGAAGCACTAGAAAAACTAAAAGCAAGCAAGGATATATTTTTAGTTTTTAATGATATTGATGCAAAAATGAGAGTGTTATTTAAGAAAAAAGATGGCAAATTTGGCTTGTTTTAA
- the lptE gene encoding LPS assembly lipoprotein LptE, whose protein sequence is MKKYLVSFFAFFIIACGYIPSSQMASKVLGENVFLKINISKQDPENSVYITDILRETMLNKLGRKITDEYNADSSIIVTMKKLDFHPMVYDKNGYVINYKAQLYLEFILRYKNGKEEIINTRGSYNFDINPNSIISDQARFEAIKNASSEAFDEFVSIIAIRGYR, encoded by the coding sequence ATGAAAAAATATTTAGTATCTTTTTTTGCGTTTTTCATCATAGCTTGTGGATATATTCCATCTTCGCAGATGGCAAGTAAGGTTTTGGGCGAAAATGTATTTTTAAAAATTAACATTAGCAAGCAAGATCCTGAAAATAGTGTATATATCACAGATATTTTAAGAGAAACAATGCTTAACAAGCTTGGTAGGAAAATAACAGATGAGTATAATGCAGATAGTTCTATTATTGTTACAATGAAAAAACTAGATTTTCATCCTATGGTCTATGATAAAAATGGTTATGTAATTAATTATAAAGCACAGCTTTATTTGGAATTTATTTTGCGTTATAAAAATGGAAAAGAAGAAATTATAAATACAAGAGGAAGTTATAATTTTGATATTAATCCAAACTCTATCATTAGTGATCAAGCTAGATTTGAAGCAATTAAAAACGCTTCAAGCGAAGCATTTGATGAATTTGTTTCTATTATAGCTATTAGGGGTTATAGATAA
- a CDS encoding DEAD/DEAH box helicase: MQAKLYEYLLSNKTDLVICENDKEADELAQVCFFLKFTTFVLPDFRAEFGSDLRSFSKELFEICKVLNAYHKENEKKILISPIKTILQKLPGKKNLKNITLKKNSLLILEKFKEEILHCGYEFVDIVQDKGEISIRGDIIDIFAINEEYPFRILLFSDEIESIRYFDTHSQKSIPNELSSIEICPFLSSFTQEQYNILQEKIQNFQSQSIINDVNSLGFWCIDDFYDYLNLNFVSIKKFDEQDYEKNINKINQNVLPEPRLCKDLVSTYNYDFFNFHKDKQIVILAKNEALFKVLNLQEFSNIKLKISQERVNLITPKELIISLNKKEKNKRVRKASLVIDELRVGDYVVHEDYGIAKFLGLEIIVIAGAKKEFVALGYLNNDKLLLPVENLYMIDKYIGASGGVPLLDKLGKGSFLKLKERLKEKLFAIASNIVSLAAARALIKAKVLDISEKLQDEFINKAGFLYTKDQEIVCKEISQDLKSSRVMDRLLSGDVGFGKTEIAMNAIFTCIKSNFTALFFVPTTLLSSQHYKTLKKRFNPFEIDVFKLDRFTSSKEKKQILQILKENKPCVVVGTHSLLGVECENLGLVVIDEEHKFGVKQKEKLKELSKNSHILSMSATPIPRSLNQALSSLKSYSVLQTPPEDRLDVRTFVRESNDALIKEAISRELRRAGQIFYIHNHIASIDGCKKYLLDLFPNLKILILHSKIDAKTTEEEMIKFENKGYDLLLCTSIVESGIDLANANTIIVENSDRFGMADLHQLRGRVGRSAKQGYCYFLIENKEKITQDSLKRLTSLESNSYLGSGSVLAYHDLEIRGGGNLLGVDQSGHIEQIGYSLYLKMLEDEINKLSKKEEIKEKKIDLKLNINAFLNSEYISEDRLRLELYRRLSKCISVNEVYEIESEMNDRFGRPDIFTKQFLDLIIIKILASKHYKLISNYEQNICFVKDDESKEVIKAKSKDDDDVIEAALMHLRKSEKV, from the coding sequence ATGCAAGCTAAATTATATGAATATTTATTAAGCAACAAAACCGATTTAGTAATTTGTGAAAACGACAAGGAAGCAGATGAATTAGCTCAAGTTTGCTTCTTTTTGAAATTTACAACTTTTGTTTTGCCTGATTTTAGAGCAGAATTTGGTAGTGATTTGCGATCTTTTTCTAAAGAACTTTTTGAAATTTGCAAAGTGTTAAATGCATATCATAAAGAAAATGAGAAAAAAATTTTAATCTCTCCTATAAAAACAATTTTGCAAAAATTACCAGGCAAAAAAAACTTAAAAAATATCACTTTGAAAAAAAATTCGCTTTTGATTTTGGAGAAATTTAAAGAAGAAATTTTACATTGTGGTTATGAGTTTGTAGATATTGTTCAAGATAAGGGTGAAATTTCAATACGCGGAGATATTATAGATATTTTTGCAATTAACGAAGAATATCCCTTTAGAATTTTACTTTTTTCTGATGAAATAGAAAGTATAAGATATTTTGATACACATAGTCAAAAATCAATTCCAAATGAACTTTCTAGTATTGAAATTTGTCCTTTTTTAAGTAGTTTTACTCAAGAACAATATAATATTTTGCAAGAAAAAATTCAAAATTTTCAAAGCCAAAGTATTATCAATGATGTTAATTCTTTAGGATTTTGGTGTATTGATGATTTTTATGATTATTTAAATTTAAATTTTGTAAGTATAAAAAAATTTGACGAACAAGACTATGAAAAAAATATCAATAAAATTAATCAAAATGTCTTGCCAGAACCAAGATTATGTAAAGATTTAGTGAGCACTTATAATTATGATTTTTTTAATTTTCACAAAGACAAACAAATTGTAATTTTAGCTAAAAATGAAGCTTTATTTAAGGTTTTAAATTTACAAGAATTTTCAAATATTAAATTAAAAATATCTCAGGAAAGAGTAAATCTAATCACTCCAAAAGAACTTATTATTTCTTTAAATAAAAAAGAAAAAAACAAAAGAGTTAGAAAGGCAAGTTTAGTTATAGATGAGCTTAGAGTGGGTGATTATGTTGTGCATGAAGATTATGGTATAGCTAAATTTTTAGGGCTTGAAATTATTGTGATAGCAGGTGCAAAAAAAGAATTTGTCGCTCTTGGATATTTAAATAATGATAAGCTTTTATTGCCTGTTGAAAATTTATATATGATTGATAAATATATTGGTGCAAGTGGTGGCGTGCCTTTGCTTGATAAGCTTGGCAAGGGAAGTTTTTTAAAATTAAAAGAAAGATTGAAAGAAAAATTATTTGCCATTGCTTCTAATATAGTCTCTTTGGCTGCTGCTAGGGCTTTGATTAAGGCTAAAGTTTTGGATATATCTGAAAAATTACAAGATGAATTTATAAACAAGGCAGGTTTTTTATACACCAAAGATCAAGAGATAGTATGTAAAGAAATTAGTCAAGATCTTAAAAGTTCTCGTGTGATGGATAGATTGTTAAGTGGTGATGTGGGTTTTGGAAAAACAGAAATTGCTATGAATGCTATTTTTACTTGCATTAAGAGCAATTTTACAGCATTATTTTTTGTGCCTACTACTTTGCTTTCTTCGCAACATTATAAAACTTTAAAAAAAAGATTTAATCCTTTTGAAATTGATGTTTTTAAGCTAGATCGTTTTACAAGCTCAAAAGAAAAAAAACAAATTTTACAAATTTTAAAAGAAAATAAGCCTTGTGTGGTGGTTGGTACGCATTCTCTTTTAGGGGTTGAGTGTGAAAATTTAGGTTTAGTTGTGATAGATGAAGAACACAAATTTGGTGTAAAACAAAAAGAAAAGCTCAAAGAGTTAAGCAAGAATTCACATATTCTTTCTATGTCAGCCACACCAATACCAAGAAGTTTAAATCAAGCTCTTAGTTCTTTAAAATCATATAGTGTTTTACAAACCCCACCTGAGGATCGTTTGGATGTGCGTACCTTTGTTAGAGAAAGCAATGATGCTTTAATTAAAGAAGCTATTTCTAGAGAATTAAGAAGAGCAGGACAAATTTTTTATATTCACAATCATATAGCAAGTATTGATGGATGTAAAAAATATCTTTTGGATTTATTTCCCAATTTAAAAATTTTAATCTTGCATTCAAAAATTGATGCAAAAACCACTGAAGAAGAGATGATTAAATTTGAAAACAAAGGTTATGATTTATTGCTTTGTACTTCTATAGTAGAAAGTGGTATTGATCTAGCAAATGCAAATACTATTATAGTTGAAAATTCAGATCGTTTTGGTATGGCTGATTTACATCAGCTTAGAGGACGAGTAGGGCGTAGTGCTAAACAAGGTTATTGTTATTTTTTAATTGAAAATAAAGAAAAAATCACACAAGATTCTTTAAAAAGACTTACAAGTTTAGAAAGCAATTCTTATTTAGGCTCAGGAAGCGTGCTTGCTTATCATGATTTAGAAATTCGTGGTGGTGGAAATTTATTAGGTGTGGATCAAAGTGGTCATATAGAGCAAATTGGCTATAGTTTGTATCTTAAAATGTTAGAAGATGAAATTAATAAACTTAGTAAAAAAGAAGAAATTAAAGAGAAAAAAATAGATCTAAAACTTAATATTAATGCCTTTTTAAATAGTGAATATATCAGTGAGGATCGCTTGCGATTAGAACTTTATAGAAGGCTTAGCAAATGCATTAGTGTAAATGAAGTATATGAGATAGAAAGTGAGATGAATGATCGTTTTGGTAGACCTGATATTTTCACTAAGCAGTTTTTAGATTTAATCATTATAAAAATTTTAGCTAGTAAGCATTATAAATTAATAAGTAATTATGAACAAAACATTTGTTTTGTAAAAGATGATGAGAGTAAAGAAGTTATCAAGGCAAAAAGCAAAGATGATGATGATGTGATTGAAGCTGCATTGATGCATTTAAGAAAGAGTGAAAAAGTATGA
- a CDS encoding Mur ligase family protein — MKFQQTLSSKSIYAKKINRFFMLAMYEKYKKYLPKTRNIQIIGTNGKGSTGRFLALLLLNQGYKVGHYSSPHIFDFNERFWLNGKIANNKLLEKAHENLNNVFLDDVERLSYFEYATFLAFFVFKDCDFVVLEAGVGGEYDATSVFEIDFSIFTNIGFDHQDLLGRNLQDIARTKLKAMSGKALVSAKQEQIVINMAKKIARLKNAHLDISFLYKNKKIYSKAQEYTSKNNLVFFLKDNLLLALEAFSKICDKNEEELIKCLEFLPKLDLRGRCEQISENIFIDVGHNEMAALALAEIFKEKKVHLVYNCFLDKDSYKILKALKSIVKIVEIFEYESKDRALAGVNLLANLEKLNIKYQKFKEINKDELYLVFGSFILVENFLRGYNER; from the coding sequence ATGAAATTCCAGCAAACATTATCTAGTAAAAGCATATATGCAAAAAAAATTAATCGCTTTTTTATGCTTGCTATGTATGAAAAATACAAAAAATATCTTCCAAAAACTAGAAATATTCAAATCATCGGAACTAATGGTAAAGGAAGTACAGGTAGGTTTTTAGCACTTTTGTTATTAAATCAAGGATATAAGGTTGGGCATTATAGTAGTCCACACATATTTGATTTTAATGAGAGATTTTGGTTAAATGGTAAAATTGCAAACAACAAACTTTTAGAAAAAGCTCATGAAAATTTAAATAATGTTTTTTTGGATGATGTTGAAAGGCTTAGCTATTTTGAATATGCTACATTTTTAGCTTTTTTTGTTTTTAAAGATTGTGATTTTGTTGTCTTAGAAGCTGGAGTTGGTGGAGAATATGACGCAACTAGTGTTTTTGAAATCGATTTTAGTATTTTTACTAACATAGGTTTTGATCATCAAGATTTGCTAGGTAGGAATTTACAAGATATAGCAAGAACTAAATTAAAAGCAATGAGTGGTAAAGCCCTAGTTAGTGCTAAACAAGAACAAATAGTGATTAATATGGCTAAAAAAATTGCAAGATTGAAAAATGCACATCTTGATATAAGTTTTTTATATAAAAATAAAAAAATTTATTCAAAAGCTCAAGAATATACATCTAAAAATAATTTAGTATTTTTTTTAAAAGATAATCTCTTGCTTGCATTAGAAGCTTTTTCTAAAATTTGTGATAAAAATGAAGAAGAACTGATTAAATGCTTGGAATTTTTACCAAAGCTTGATTTAAGAGGAAGATGTGAGCAAATTAGTGAAAATATATTTATTGATGTTGGACATAATGAGATGGCAGCTTTGGCTTTAGCTGAAATTTTCAAGGAAAAAAAAGTTCATTTAGTTTATAATTGCTTTTTAGATAAAGATTCTTATAAAATTTTAAAAGCTTTAAAGTCTATTGTAAAAATTGTAGAAATTTTTGAATATGAAAGCAAAGATAGAGCTTTAGCAGGTGTTAATTTGTTAGCAAATTTAGAAAAATTAAATATAAAATATCAAAAATTTAAAGAAATTAATAAAGATGAATTGTATTTAGTTTTTGGTTCTTTTATTTTGGTAGAGAATTTTTTAAGAGGCTATAATGAAAGATAA
- a CDS encoding endonuclease III domain-containing protein, whose translation MSGYEIFKTLIYANIKYKDFDWLEGNNLSEFEILISVVLTQNTNWKNVLKSLENLKQANITKIEDLSNLSTQDLALLIKPSGFYNTKAKYIKNFTQKYFQDFNSFDSFKEQVDREWLLSIKGFGQESVDGILSYICKREVLVVDAYSARIASYLGYEYQNYDDLSGFFKKDIAKNQQKLNTLLKKEYQLYELYQIFHALIVSFCKMHFQGKKLSLEATAILDPLKF comes from the coding sequence ATGAGCGGATATGAAATTTTTAAAACTTTAATTTATGCAAATATTAAATATAAAGATTTTGATTGGTTGGAAGGTAATAATCTAAGTGAGTTTGAAATTTTAATTTCTGTAGTTTTGACTCAAAATACAAACTGGAAGAATGTATTAAAATCTTTGGAGAATTTAAAACAAGCAAATATTACAAAGATAGAAGATTTGTCAAATTTAAGCACACAAGATTTAGCACTTTTAATAAAACCAAGCGGATTTTATAATACCAAAGCAAAATATATTAAAAATTTCACTCAAAAATATTTCCAAGATTTTAATTCTTTTGATAGCTTTAAAGAACAAGTAGATAGAGAGTGGCTTTTGAGTATTAAGGGCTTTGGACAAGAAAGTGTAGATGGAATTTTAAGTTATATTTGTAAAAGAGAAGTTTTAGTGGTGGATGCTTATAGTGCAAGAATAGCTAGTTATTTAGGATATGAATATCAAAATTATGACGATTTGTCGGGATTTTTTAAAAAAGATATAGCTAAAAATCAACAAAAACTAAATACTTTGCTAAAAAAAGAATATCAATTATATGAACTTTATCAGATTTTTCATGCTCTAATTGTTTCATTTTGTAAAATGCACTTTCAAGGTAAAAAACTTTCTTTAGAGGCTACCGCTATATTAGACCCTTTAAAATTTTAA
- a CDS encoding M23 family metallopeptidase: MMKDKFTLTITDVNGSRHFLLSQIIKKVIIYFTSFVFVVIVMGALYINYLAEKRTELIKEQDALLAKNTKLFSQNESMQKSLEEKTTLYDELQTQLANIEDNLGLKQDESLDIPERLEKIKLTNDQAYLFLTQIPNGHVIEDNGITGNFGWRHHPILNKKEFHPGIDLRAALKTPIYAPANGVVEYAAYSNNGYGYSVILIHNFGFKTVYAHMSRQDVVKAGQFVKKGDLLGYTGNTGLSTGPHLHYEVRFINKLLDPKIFIDLNRKNYEQIFDKERRVPWQSLIKALLLQYPKLQSFQTAQK; the protein is encoded by the coding sequence ATAATGAAAGATAAATTTACATTAACCATTACAGATGTAAATGGTTCTAGACATTTTTTATTAAGTCAAATAATAAAAAAAGTAATTATTTATTTTACTTCTTTTGTGTTTGTTGTTATTGTTATGGGTGCTTTGTATATTAATTATTTAGCAGAAAAAAGAACAGAGCTTATAAAAGAACAAGATGCTTTATTGGCAAAAAATACTAAATTGTTTTCTCAAAATGAAAGTATGCAAAAAAGTCTAGAAGAAAAAACAACTTTATATGATGAACTCCAAACTCAATTAGCAAATATAGAAGATAATTTAGGGTTGAAACAAGATGAGAGTTTAGATATACCTGAAAGATTAGAAAAGATTAAACTAACAAATGACCAAGCTTATTTGTTTTTAACTCAAATTCCAAATGGACATGTGATAGAGGATAATGGAATTACGGGTAATTTTGGGTGGCGTCATCATCCTATATTAAATAAAAAAGAATTTCACCCTGGTATTGATTTAAGGGCGGCTTTAAAAACACCTATCTATGCTCCTGCGAATGGGGTGGTTGAATATGCCGCATATAGTAATAATGGTTATGGTTATTCAGTTATTTTGATACATAATTTTGGTTTTAAAACAGTTTATGCTCATATGTCTCGACAAGATGTTGTGAAGGCGGGTCAGTTTGTTAAAAAAGGAGACTTATTGGGCTATACAGGAAATACAGGACTTTCTACTGGTCCGCATTTGCATTATGAAGTTAGATTTATTAATAAATTATTAGATCCTAAAATTTTTATAGACTTAAATAGAAAAAATTATGAACAAATTTTTGATAAAGAAAGGAGAGTTCCATGGCAATCTTTAATAAAGGCTCTATTGCTTCAGTATCCGAAACTACAGTCATTTCAAACGGCGCAAAAATAG
- the groL gene encoding chaperonin GroEL (60 kDa chaperone family; promotes refolding of misfolded polypeptides especially under stressful conditions; forms two stacked rings of heptamers to form a barrel-shaped 14mer; ends can be capped by GroES; misfolded proteins enter the barrel where they are refolded when GroES binds), with the protein MAKEIFFSDEARNKLYEGVKKLNDAVKVTMGPRGRNVLIQKSFGAPSITKDGVSVAKEVELKDSLENMGASLVREVASKTADQAGDGTTTATVLAHAIFKEGLRNITAGANPIEVKRGMDKACEAVVAELKKLSREVKDKKEIAQVATISANSDEKIGSLIADAMEKVGKDGVITVEEAKSINDELNVVEGMQFDRGYLSPYFITNTEKMTAELQSPFILLFDKKIANLKDLLPILEQIQKTGKPLLIIAEDIEGEALATLVVNKLRGVLNISAVKAPGFGDRRKAMLEDIAILTGGEVISEELGRTLESASIQDLGQASSVIIDKDNTTIVNGAGEKANIDARINQIKAQIAETSSDYDREKLQERLAKLSGGVAVIKVGAATETEMKEKKDRVDDALSATKAAVEEGIVIGGGAALIKAKSKISLNLQGDEAIGAAIVERALRAPLRQIAENAGFDAGVVVNTVENSKEENTGFDAAKGEYVNMLESGIIDPVKVERVALLNAVSVASMLLTTEATISEIKEDKPAMPDMSGMGGMGGMGGMM; encoded by the coding sequence ATGGCAAAAGAAATATTTTTTTCAGACGAAGCAAGAAATAAACTCTATGAAGGCGTTAAAAAACTAAACGACGCAGTAAAAGTAACTATGGGGCCACGCGGTCGCAATGTGCTAATTCAAAAAAGCTTTGGTGCTCCTAGTATAACAAAAGATGGTGTTAGTGTGGCTAAAGAAGTAGAGCTTAAAGATAGCCTTGAAAATATGGGAGCTTCTTTGGTAAGAGAAGTAGCTAGTAAAACAGCTGACCAAGCAGGTGATGGAACAACAACAGCAACAGTTTTAGCACATGCAATTTTTAAAGAAGGTTTAAGAAATATTACAGCTGGAGCAAATCCTATCGAAGTAAAACGCGGTATGGACAAAGCTTGCGAAGCTGTAGTAGCAGAACTTAAAAAACTTTCTCGTGAAGTTAAAGATAAAAAAGAAATTGCACAAGTTGCTACAATTTCTGCAAATTCAGATGAAAAAATTGGAAGTTTAATTGCTGATGCTATGGAAAAAGTTGGAAAAGATGGTGTTATTACCGTTGAGGAAGCAAAATCAATTAATGATGAATTAAATGTAGTTGAAGGTATGCAATTTGATAGAGGTTATTTAAGCCCATATTTCATTACAAATACTGAAAAAATGACTGCTGAGTTACAAAGTCCATTTATTTTATTGTTTGATAAAAAAATTGCTAATTTAAAAGATTTATTACCAATTTTAGAGCAAATTCAAAAAACGGGCAAACCACTTTTAATTATAGCTGAAGACATTGAAGGTGAAGCTTTAGCAACTTTAGTTGTAAATAAATTAAGAGGTGTGTTAAATATTTCAGCAGTTAAAGCTCCTGGTTTTGGTGATAGAAGAAAAGCTATGCTTGAAGATATTGCTATTTTAACAGGTGGTGAGGTTATTTCTGAAGAGCTTGGAAGAACTTTGGAAAGTGCTAGCATTCAAGATTTAGGTCAAGCTTCAAGTGTAATTATTGATAAAGATAATACAACTATTGTAAATGGTGCTGGTGAAAAAGCAAATATTGATGCAAGAATTAATCAAATCAAAGCTCAAATTGCTGAAACAAGTTCAGATTATGATAGAGAAAAATTACAAGAAAGATTAGCTAAATTAAGCGGTGGTGTGGCTGTGATTAAAGTTGGCGCTGCTACAGAAACTGAAATGAAAGAGAAGAAAGATAGAGTTGATGATGCATTAAGTGCTACAAAAGCTGCTGTTGAAGAAGGTATAGTAATAGGTGGTGGTGCTGCATTAATCAAAGCAAAATCAAAAATTAGTCTAAATTTACAAGGTGATGAGGCTATTGGTGCGGCCATTGTAGAAAGAGCATTAAGAGCGCCTTTAAGACAAATTGCTGAAAATGCTGGGTTTGATGCTGGTGTAGTTGTAAATACAGTAGAAAATAGTAAAGAAGAAAACACTGGATTTGATGCTGCAAAAGGTGAGTATGTAAATATGCTTGAAAGCGGTATTATTGATCCTGTAAAAGTAGAAAGAGTAGCTTTACTTAATGCAGTTTCAGTAGCTAGCATGCTTTTAACAACCGAAGCGACAATTAGTGAGATTAAAGAAGATAAACCTGCTATGCCTGATATGAGTGGAATGGGCGGTATGGGAGGTATGGGCGGTATGATGTAA
- a CDS encoding bactofilin family protein, whose amino-acid sequence MAIFNKGSIASVSETTVISNGAKIEGKFYFDSMLHLDGEITGVINSSNVIVIGKSGVLKGQVKASKIVINGVFEGEMQVDSLEILSGGVLNGNIIVKQLSIENGGKFNGSSKIIEKDEELAAIDVSIENTEDAS is encoded by the coding sequence ATGGCAATCTTTAATAAAGGCTCTATTGCTTCAGTATCCGAAACTACAGTCATTTCAAACGGCGCAAAAATAGAAGGTAAATTTTATTTTGATTCTATGCTTCATTTAGATGGAGAGATTACAGGCGTAATTAATTCTTCAAATGTGATTGTTATAGGCAAAAGTGGTGTTTTAAAAGGACAAGTTAAAGCAAGTAAAATTGTAATTAATGGAGTTTTTGAAGGAGAAATGCAAGTTGATTCTTTAGAAATTCTATCTGGTGGAGTGCTTAATGGTAATATCATAGTTAAGCAATTAAGCATAGAAAATGGCGGAAAATTTAATGGAAGTAGTAAAATAATTGAAAAAGATGAAGAACTTGCAGCTATTGATGTGAGTATAGAAAATACAGAAGATGCAAGCTAA
- the groES gene encoding co-chaperone GroES produces MNFQPLGKRVLIKRLEEMKTTASGIIIPDNAKEKPLNGEVVAVSKEVEDIKTGDKVMFAKYGGTEIKLDNEEYLVLSIDDILGIIK; encoded by the coding sequence ATGAATTTTCAACCTTTAGGAAAGCGTGTTTTGATAAAACGCTTAGAAGAGATGAAAACTACTGCTTCTGGAATTATTATACCAGATAATGCTAAAGAAAAACCATTAAATGGTGAAGTTGTTGCAGTAAGTAAAGAAGTAGAAGATATTAAAACTGGCGATAAAGTAATGTTTGCAAAATACGGCGGAACAGAAATTAAACTTGATAATGAAGAATATCTAGTTTTAAGTATTGATGATATTTTGGGTATTATAAAATAA